The genome window ttcaacaaatggtactggggcAACTGGGATATCCATTTCCCACAAAATAAACCTACACCCTTACCTCATACCATAggctaaaaaaaagttaaaatagatAATAAATTTAATTGTAACAGCTAAAAACATATCATCTATTTCAAGGgaatgagaagacaagtcatAGATCGTAAGCCTGGACGAGACAGGCGATCActcacagaagcttttcaccgcAGTTCTCAACCGAGTCCCACAAACAGGATCCAAGAGGACCTCAAACCCTGGCCGAGTCGGCCTCTCGGTGGTTGATGTTTTCAGACTCAGCCACGGACTCCCAAAGGCCCCCTCACCCACGCTCAGTGACCTACACCCACCCTTCGTCTCACGCATTCCACAGGCCGAGTATTCAAGCCCGGAACCCGACTCACCTGACCCCATTCCTCTCCAGACACCGCCGGCAGCGACAAAAGGCGGAGCCCACAACCGAAGCCGCTTCCCATCCGCATTCCCGCCTTCGCGATCGCGAGAGAAGCCGACGGGTAGGAACCCGGGAGACCGGCGAGGACCTCCGTTCGCCGCGGGACTTCCGAGTTCCGACCGCCGGCCCCGCTCTATAACGTATACGGCCCGTCGGCCCCCCTCTATGACGCAGCACGGCCACGCCCACCCCAGCGATTCCGACGCGAGGGGCCGTAATGGCTGCGGGGAGAAACGGAAGTCCTCCTGGGCCCCTGCGGTGCTTTTACCTCCTCACAAGGGACGGTCCATAATGATGAGCTAACCGCGTAAGACTGCGGAGGATGGTGCTTCTTCAGCGCCACCATACTGCGTCCAGCCGGCGGCGCGACAAGGAAGCATGGTGGCGCCCGTCGTGAACTGTCGCGCTGAGACTAGGCTGCCGTACCGTGGGTGCCGCCATCGTAGGGCAAGGCAGGTGTCCGTACGACAGAGATGGGCTCGGACCCCGGGCGACTTGGGAAGATaacgtcactgcagaggccacGGCCAGAGAAGTGAACAAAAGCAGTGATCACTTGAAATGTTAGGTTTGGGGAGGGGGCAGTTCCGTGTGAAGTTATGAAGGAAGTAAGACAACCATTTAAGGGGAGAAGCTCCATTAAAAACGCTGATACCCACATGGATGTGGGTACAGCGCTCCCTCTAGTGGCGAGGGAGCTGAAGTGAAGGTGCAAATATAGGTACCGGTTTCCTCCCGAAAATAAATGAAGATGACCGAGAGTCATTTGAGAATATGAAATTTTGAGATAATGCAATGATCATACTTGGCATAGTTTCCACCCACCcaaaaccaatttaaaaatgtttttatacagGCATGGGAGTTTTAATCGCAGAGGATTTAAATAGATAGTCCCGTTTTAGAAGGCAACCTAGATCCAGGCAACCTGGATCCAATTTAAAGATTCCATTCTCTTTGATCCAGAAATTCTAATTTCAAGTTTATTTGGtaaaaagttttcttaaaattaaCCACAGCggcttttgtaattttaaaaaccaaagaagGAAAAACCTACAAGTACAATGATACCTGGTAAATTAATGTAACATCAGCTTGGCAGGATTGTATAGagcatttaaaaagaataaactccAACTTCAGTATGAGATAATCATATcctttagagggaaaaaaaaacagatctgCAGGACAGTAGAAATATAATGGGAACAAATCATAAACATTTGTCTTTTCGAAAATTGTTACtggttaaataaaacatttagtttGGATCACGTTAGGATCTGTGCTTATAGGTAAGAGAATATCAGAAGTTTTCACACTGCCGATTTTTGCAGTTCTCCATTGTTAGTATATGTttgtattataaatatgtattacttCGGTGTATAAAAATGTCAATTTAGAAAGGTTTTAGAAGAATAATGTAGATGGttatatagtaaatatataataGATTAGTTTCACTGTTCTTTCATAAAAGATGTATGTACATACGTTTGAAAATTTGGGGAGATGAACACTGCTTGGCTTTCAGGTACAATTACAAGTGTTTTAAGATttctgtatttgttatatttttctaatttctatacATTGAAAActtatttgcataattttttttagaaaaaacaaatctgtattttatctccttgtaaaaatatttacacatGCAGACAAACCAGTGTCGAGAAAGTATTCACCATCATTTAAACAAATAACCACTTAAATAGAACAATGTCTGcaattttatatgtataaaaataagaTACATTTTTACAGAATTCACACGCCATTTCTTAGAGCAATAAACAATACACAACTATAATAAGCACAATTGAACCTGCCCATGGTTTTCAGTTACATACTACAAGGGCATCATAATTTCTTACAGTAAGAATATTATATCCCCTCTAGGGATTAAATTTCAGCCCCATCGACACCTGGGATGTCAGACTCTGAAAGGTGAGTTCAGCATCTGGTCCAGTGAGCTCGGGGCAGCCGAGCAGCCCATCCTGATCGGGGAGTTTCGAGAGTGAGTTGATCTGACCTCGCCAGGGCAGGGTGTGGAGATTCGCAAGAGGACAAGAACAGGGATCTGCGGGCCTGGCTGGTGGAACACTCATGTCCGATTTTTTGCTGTAGAGTATGTACCCAGGATGCATCCTGTTACAGTGTGCAGATGGTGAAAGGAGCACTAAATCAGGATTTAGGGCAGAGACGTTCAtatttaagaatagatcataaagGTCCGGGGTTCCAGTACCAGAAGTAACCAGAGAAAACACTTAGGAACAGGTCTGGAGTGTTCTTGGCTTACAAATATTATGCTGGCTAGCTCCCCTCAGTACACTTAGGTATTGGTTCAAATTAACatcagtctggcacagccttccttGAAAACCCTTCCTAAAACAGCTCCTCCATTACAGCCTATGCACTAGGCTCCCTATTTCTTCACAGCACTCATCAGAACTTCtgctatgtatttattttactcaCCCCTTCACTATGCTGTATGCTCCACAAAGGACCTGGCTTTGCCTATTTTGCTCATGGATGTGTCCCTAGGGGCtgcaacagtgcctggcacagtgtagATGCTCAAAAAAATACTTTTACCAGAAGGAATTGTTCAACACGGCAATTGTACAACGTGACGCTGTATGGCAAATGTCCTCTCTTTTGCCAAAAGCAGGACTTAGCATTTGTAAACCAAACTGAATATTACATCGGGGgaaatgtacaaagaaaagagaacaagaGCCCTATTGCTAGCAAAACTCAGAATGGGTTGCCTGCAGACCTGCTCAAAAACAattgataaaaagaaaacatggtgcaatgaaggaaaaagaatagTGTAAACATATCAAATATACTCGAGTTTTTCAAACTGATGGTTGAATGCAAAAATGACAACTGTACCCAATAAGGTTCTCAGTGTATGTAGAGATACTGAACATCATTCGCTGTTAGGGAAATGTGAGTTAAGGCCATCATCATATACCGCCACACACCGACAGGATGGCTAGAATCATGTATGACTGTGCCAAGGGCTACAAAGGACACAGACAGCTGGAGCGGCCATAGGccgctagtgggaatgtaaattagtaaagCTGCctggaaaagtttggcagtttcttataaacacAGACTTAACATGTGATTCCTCgatatttatcccagagaaacaaaaactATATTTACACAAAATTgggtacacaaatgttcacagcatttTTATTCTTAACAGCGAAATACTGGCAACAACCCAGTCATCAGTGAACagatggtacatccatacaaaaaAATACTAAGTAACAGGAGCTACTCATAAAGCCAGCAAATTGGATGGATCTTAGGACAATTTGCTGAGTGAAGAAAAGCCTGTGTCAAAGGTTACACACTGTAATGTTCCATTGCAGTGGCATTCCTGGAATGACAAAATTTGCTGGAGTACCGACCAGCGGTTGCCGTGGGTCAGAGTTGGGAGGAGTGTGTGACTGTAAGCGGGTAGCATGAGGCTGTGGCTTTGATTTGGTGCAACAATCCTGCGTCTGGATTGTGCTGGGATTAAAGGAATCTAGATATGTGATAAAATTTCTTAGAATTTTacaccaaaaaaacccccaaaacctCACGCAAATTAGTGCATGCAAAAACTAGTGAAATCCAAGGTCTACAGTTACTTACAGCGTCATACCAATGTTACTTTATTGGTTTTGATTGTGTATTATAGTCATGTAAGATGATTTCactgaaaaacctagaaaaagGTACTAAGAACcttgtatattttataatttcttgtgaatctaaaattatttccaaacattttagaaaaatcacatATAAAGTGTTTTTGTCAGCtaaacttggattaacacatccaaatattttgaattatatttatgaatatattcctttttcttttgaagtACATAATAGGCTGAAAAAGATGAATTTAGAGCCTAAGAAATGTAAGGGCTAATCATATAATGATACAAGATGGGCACAGTACACCCTTGCACTGTATTTACCATCAAAATTTAACCAGTGTTGAAATAGCCTACTTTAAAATTATGGAATCATTGAGAATATGGTTCAAGGTATCCTGTCCTAAAATAGACACCAGGTGCATAAGTTTAGTTTTGTGAGAGAAAATTCAAATATACACCATTTTCACAAGGCTTCTTTCCTTGAGAATGCTCTGATATTTTGCTAATGTTACTCCCATTTAGCGTGTTCCTGTTTCTGTATGAACTAAtgagaaatgatgaggcagaATGTAGCACTGAAATCCTGTCATCTGGAAACTTTTCTCCAACATGAATATCAGGCAactgttgaggttttatttctaGACAAAGGCTTCGCCATGATGATCATGTTGCTACTGCGTATGATGTCACTCATGACCTATTATGACCTCCAATGAGCCAGGATCTTTATTCCCATAGGCTTTCCTAATCTCTCCTCTCATAAGATTTATCTTAGTATATACTTTTCAGACATTTAATTACCTAAAAATGTTTCCTCAGACTTTTGTGCATTGAGTGTAccagacttttttttcccttatgtGTTAATTTGGACATACAATGTGAGGTAATTGATCACTGAAGGCGCTAGCACATTCTCTGCATTCACTAAATTTCGCTCTTATGAAAACTGTAATTTCCCAAGGTGAAAATCTAACAACAGACTACATTGACTATATTCAAGTATGCTTGGAGCGCTCTTGATGTTCAGACTGTTCACCAAACTATCATGGTTTGTCCCCTGCACAAGTTCACTTGTATGTACTGAGTTTAGATCCTCTTCAAGGGATTATGTGCCTTGATTTATACATTTCTTGTGTGTATTAACAAGGCTTGACAAATAAGAGAAAGGTTTTCCTCAGTGACTGAATCCACAGGGCCTCTCTTTTATGAGTTACTTGATGTACAGTGGGTGCTGAATTCATGTTGAAGGCTTTCTCTCCTTAATTGCATATGTAATGTTTGAATTCTCTGTGAATTCCCTGGAGGTAATGAGACTAATACTGACTGAAGAGAATTTTCCACAGTACATATACAGGATATCTGTGTGAAATCTGATGTTGTACAAGTCCTGTTTTCTTTCTGAAGATGTAACCATATTTGTTGTCTTATTAGGCTTTGTGTCCATTATGAGTTCTCTGATGTACAATGAGATTTCTCTTTGAGGAGAAGCGCTTTCCACATTCACCACATACAAaaggtttctctcctgtatgagTGCGCTGATGAACAATAAGACGGCTTTTCACGGTGAAACCTTTCCCACACTCATTGCACGcataaggtttctctccagtatgaatttgCTGATGTAAAACTAGCTCAGTTTCCATGGCAAAGGCTTTACCACATTCCCTGCATATGTAGGATTTCTCTCCtgtgtgaatctgctgatgtacGATGAGATAGCGTTTCATGGTGAAGCCTTTCCCACATTCCTTGCACATaaagggtttctctccagtatgagtgCGCTGATGTACCACAAGATTGCTCTTGAAGGCAAAACCTTTTCCACATTTAATGCATATGTAGGGCTTCTCTCCGGTATGGGTTCGCTGGTGTAATACCAGTCCACTATTCACAATAAAGCCTTTCCCACATTCCCTGCATCTGTAGGGTTTCTCCCCAGTATGCGTTCGCTGATGCACGACCAGCCGACTCTTCAAGggaaagcctttcccacactcacTGCAGATGTAGGGCTTCTCTCCAGTGTGGGTTCGCTGGTGGATGATGAGCATGCTCTTCACAGTGAAGCCTTTTCCACATTCGCTACATATGTAGGATTTCTCTACTGTATGATTTCTCTGATGTACAATGAGATTACTCTTTCTGGGAAAGCCTTTTCCACATTCATCACACacatagggtttctctccagtgtgagttCGCTGATGTTCAACCAGACGAGATTTCATCGTGAAACCTTTTCCACATTCATTGCACATATAtggtttctctcctgtatgaTTTCGCTGATGAATGATGACATAGTGCTTTGTggtaaagcctttcccacactcacTGCAGATGTAGGGCTTCTCTCCAGTGTGAGTTCGCTGATGAATGATGAGCATGCTCTTCCCAGTGAAGCCTTTTCCACATTCACTACATATGTAgcatttctctccagtatgaTTTCGCTGATGTACAATGAGATTACGCTTCCCTGGGAAACCTTTTCCACATTCGCTGCACACgtagggtttctctccagtgtgagttCGCTGGTGTTCAATCAGACGGCTCTTCATGGTGAAGATTTTTCCACAGTCATTGCATATaaaggatttttctcttttatgaatTCGCTGATGTTCATTGAGCCTGGACTTTCTGGAGAATACTTTTGCACACATGTTGCATCCATaaggtttctctcctgtgtgaaCTCTCTGATGATCAGTGAGTTGAGACTTCTTAAtaaaggccttcccacattcactgcataCATgggctttctctgtgttgtgagTTCTCTGTTGCTTAATGATGTGTGACTTATTGCTAACGGGCTTTGCACTTATAGGGAATTTAACTGCAGAATGAAAATCTTCAAGCTTACCATGCAGAAGTGACTTCCTATCTCCATTAAATTTAGCAGAGTTCTTAACTTCATAGCTTGTGGGCTTGTTAACTAAACTTAAATTTGATCTCAAAGTTTTTATATAGATCTCAAATATATCATTATTTTTCCCAAAAGGGAAATGACTTTTGCTTTGAGAAACAATATTTCCAACTACATTGTGTTGGTGGTATTGTTCCAGACATTTCGGTGGTCTTTGATTTTCCCAGTGATCCTGCAGACGATTATCAACTTTGCCAGTttctaggaaagaaaagaacaatgaaTCCTTACATAACCTTGTTTGgaataaaactgttttaaaaaattccttggtgttttttaaaaaatggcactTCAGTGATGACCCTATCATAGTGCAAAAGAAATGTCATGTATAAATGCTCTTTATTTATTACACAAAGGTTAAAACACAATAATACAaacaaaccaaaaggaaaaagCAGTGTACCGATAAGGGTATGCAGTTGCCAATCTATGTAGATTTCACTGCTTTATAAATAGGACCTTGCAAAACATGCACAGACAAAATACAGGCAAGTCATTGTTAGCAGCAAAAGACAGGGTTTGGAGGAATACCTCTCTACTTGGGGAGACACCAGGTGACAGAGGTGGAAAAGACAACTGATCCAAATGATGAGGGTTGCATTCGTTCACCCCAAAGCATTTCCTGAATAGCTGCCGTGTGCAAGAAACTGTGCTGGTGTTTGGAATTTATAAAACATGTCTTGCTTTCCCCGATCTTAAATCTAGTTAGGGAAAGccaaataaaaaaggagagaaaaaaagatggagTTGGAGATTGTTAAATGTGATTTGAAGGGAAGTggtgaaatcaggaaaaagaaaagaccagATTAAATAATGGGTTCAACCAGGAGAGTGGGTTAATGCAAGTGGGGACAGAGGATCACTCTGCCGACTGTGGCCTGAGCCACTGGGTAGGTGGAAGTAT of Manis pentadactyla isolate mManPen7 chromosome 15 unlocalized genomic scaffold, mManPen7.hap1 SUPER_15_unloc_1, whole genome shotgun sequence contains these proteins:
- the ZNF432 gene encoding zinc finger protein 432 — its product is MIHAQDTLSFGDVAVDFSREEWQLLTPAQKGLYRDVMLENYGHLVSVGYQASKPEALSKLERGEELWTVQDEAHSRVRPETGKVDNRLQDHWENQRPPKCLEQYHQHNVVGNIVSQSKSHFPFGKNNDIFEIYIKTLRSNLSLVNKPTSYEVKNSAKFNGDRKSLLHGKLEDFHSAVKFPISAKPVSNKSHIIKQQRTHNTEKAHVCSECGKAFIKKSQLTDHQRVHTGEKPYGCNMCAKVFSRKSRLNEHQRIHKREKSFICNDCGKIFTMKSRLIEHQRTHTGEKPYVCSECGKGFPGKRNLIVHQRNHTGEKCYICSECGKGFTGKSMLIIHQRTHTGEKPYICSECGKGFTTKHYVIIHQRNHTGEKPYMCNECGKGFTMKSRLVEHQRTHTGEKPYVCDECGKGFPRKSNLIVHQRNHTVEKSYICSECGKGFTVKSMLIIHQRTHTGEKPYICSECGKGFPLKSRLVVHQRTHTGEKPYRCRECGKGFIVNSGLVLHQRTHTGEKPYICIKCGKGFAFKSNLVVHQRTHTGEKPFMCKECGKGFTMKRYLIVHQQIHTGEKSYICRECGKAFAMETELVLHQQIHTGEKPYACNECGKGFTVKSRLIVHQRTHTGEKPFVCGECGKRFSSKRNLIVHQRTHNGHKA